Proteins encoded within one genomic window of Verrucomicrobiia bacterium:
- a CDS encoding GDSL-type esterase/lipase family protein codes for MAHQQLVQKAEQGGIDVYFAGDSITRRWGAADPQYQPLLENWRTNFFGWNAADFGWGADRIENILWRLENGELDGVNPKVIVVLAGINNIGAEPGGAEKVEDIAQGLRAVLEVCRAKASNATVIMTAIFPRNDNMAVIPEINQINRKLARMADGRKVRYLDINGQLADQDGRLFPGMMNADRLHPALKGYQVWADTLKPLFTELLGPPAKTDHAPPPTGDPGAMRFSQKRRNL; via the coding sequence ATGGCACATCAGCAGTTAGTCCAGAAAGCCGAGCAAGGGGGCATTGATGTTTATTTCGCGGGCGACTCGATCACGCGCCGCTGGGGCGCTGCCGACCCCCAATACCAGCCGCTGCTGGAAAACTGGAGAACCAACTTCTTCGGCTGGAATGCCGCCGACTTTGGCTGGGGAGCCGACCGGATCGAGAATATTCTTTGGCGCCTCGAAAACGGTGAACTCGATGGTGTGAACCCGAAAGTGATCGTCGTGCTGGCGGGAATCAATAATATAGGCGCCGAACCCGGCGGGGCGGAGAAGGTTGAGGACATCGCGCAGGGGCTGCGGGCTGTGCTGGAGGTGTGCCGGGCCAAGGCCTCGAACGCGACCGTGATCATGACCGCTATTTTTCCACGAAATGACAACATGGCCGTGATCCCGGAGATTAATCAAATCAACCGCAAGCTCGCGCGGATGGCTGACGGCAGGAAAGTCCGCTACCTCGATATCAACGGCCAACTCGCGGACCAGGATGGCAGGTTATTTCCGGGCATGATGAATGCCGACCGGCTCCATCCAGCGCTCAAAGGTTATCAGGTCTGGGCGGACACCCTGAAACCCCTATTCACGGAGCTGCTTGGGCCTCCCGCAAAAACCGACCACGCCCCGCCACCAACCGGTGACCCCGGCGCGATGCGGTTTTCGCAAAAACGCAGGAACCTTTGA